CATATCTTTTAAGACCTTCGACCTGGTAGCCAGCTCTACAGGATGAAGGCTGTAGTCGGAGAAGTCCGCCTCCTTGGAGAGGTCGAAAACCCTTCCTCTAAGGGAAGCGAAGCGGAAAGCTCCGTAGCCCCTTCTCGTCCGTCCTCCTAGCCTCAGGGCTGGGTCGGACAGCAGGGACATGAGGTCGTCCCACAGAGGGCGATCTTTCTCTTCGCCTATCATCTCCAGCTCGAAGGTAAAGCGGTGGCCTGCACAGACCGGAGCCTCGTCGAACTTGCCTCTGTCTCCTGAGTCGGAGGCCCCTAGGTGGTTGATCCTGACGTGGTCCCTGATTGAGGGGTTTTGGGCCTTTGTAAGGACCGGGTCCGCAAGCCTATCAGGGGAGACAATTCCTTCCACAGGCACGTCAGCGGAGTCGTGGATACAGCCCCAGGACACCGACAGCCTGGATCCCTCCCCTTTGTCTTTCTCCTGAAAGCCGAAGAGTGAGTTTTCCTTCGCTTTAGATGCCGCCTTCTCCCTGAATATCGACCGAAGGACCCCAGCAAGGCTGGAGCCTGGGATGGCGGGCAGTCCGTTGGCGTCGGAGACGAAGATAGCGTCAGCCACGTCGTCGGTCTGGCCGGCCCCTATGATAAAGGGAGTGGTAAACTGGATGGTTCCTCTCATAACGTATCTGTGAGAATACAGGGCTGTCATCACCAAACCTCCTTTTCGTTATCGGAACGGGACATCATCCGCCCCATCTCGATAGCGGCCAGATGAAGGGCCAGACAGGATCTTTCGTCTGGTTTTTTGGTCATGCTCTCGATCAGGGCCTGATAGAGCGATAGATTTCTGCCGCTTACGTATATAGATCCCTCCCAGGCCTTTTTCCGAAGGTCCTCGGTGCAGAACTTTTCCAGTTCCTTCATGAGGTTCACTGGTCTGTCCATAAAGCGGAGGGATAGCTGTCTCACCGTTCCCCATTGGGCCTTAGAGGGGACTTCCTGGCCGTCTCCTAGGAGCTTCTTCGCCAGGCTATGCCAGGATTTGGCCCACTTTCTGGCGGTTATAAGGGCCTCGTCGGAGAACTCCGCCCGGTCGGTCTTTCTCTTTAGGAACCTCACCAAAGGGGTATCGGGCTGGGATGGCCTATCGGAGGAAGGATCTGTCCCCGCCTTTAGCTCAGGAGGCTCTAAGACCCATCGGGGATTGACCAGGATCTGTCCCATGCCTTCCTCGGTAAAAAGCCCAACCCCTCGGGATAAACGGGAGCTCAGTTCCTCAAGGTCAACGGTTCCGCCGTTTTTAGGGTCGGGGGAGAAAACCAGCACGCTTCCTTTGGAGATGATCTGCCTTTCGGTCATTCGGGAGTTGAAAAAGCCGTTCCAGGGAGCGTATCGGTCAACCTTTATGGAGCTTCTCTCCCAGTCCAGCTTGACGCCTTCCAGGCCGAAGTCTCGCCCCTCCGGCAGAAGCACCGGCAGGCCGTCCCTCGACAGGGCCAGGTCGGAGAGAAGATAGAGGATCACAAGGTCCTCGGGATGGCGAACTGGAGGGCTGCTTTCTGCCCCTACAGGTTCGACAGCCGATATTCGCACCGAGCCGTACTCCGCCCCTTTCGATCTGCCGAGATACACCGGGGCTTCCGTAAGCCACCGATGAACCATCTCAAGGTCATCTTTTTCGTCGGCCTGTAAGGTCCAGAGAAAGGAGGTTCCTTTAGGTATGGACTGATAGCCGAAAAGCTGGCCTTCCTGGCTTCTCCTGTAGCCTCTATCCACGGCGGTTTTCATCCTGTGCTTCATAGGCATCTCGACCACCTGCCCCTTCGTCGAGAGATAGCCGCTTCTCCATTGCTTGGGCTGTCTCCCTCCGGTGAGATGTTCGTCGGTGAGGGAGTTCCAGGGTCTGGCTCCCTTCCATTCCTCTCCTTTAACCTTATGGAAGCAAAGGGGGAAGG
The uncultured Dethiosulfovibrio sp. genome window above contains:
- a CDS encoding RAMP superfamily CRISPR-associated protein, with the protein product MTALYSHRYVMRGTIQFTTPFIIGAGQTDDVADAIFVSDANGLPAIPGSSLAGVLRSIFREKAASKAKENSLFGFQEKDKGEGSRLSVSWGCIHDSADVPVEGIVSPDRLADPVLTKAQNPSIRDHVRINHLGASDSGDRGKFDEAPVCAGHRFTFELEMIGEEKDRPLWDDLMSLLSDPALRLGGRTRRGYGAFRFASLRGRVFDLSKEADFSDYSLHPVELATRSKVLKDMVLETKEQNHTGVSMELIPEGHWMFGGGNDIAGDADMAPVRDSCILWEGDKGKVLEDVLVVPASSIKGAISHRVAFHYNALSGLFADSVEDPASCSGESNNGVRQLFGFCKDKNEGRRGSIVMDDIYIMADQAPADQWIPHVGIDRFTGGARDSVLFSERPLWGGAIPFSLKVVGDCLKDEKILLALRRTLEDLASGRLQVGAGSGRGLGRFRSTDVKWTGALSSVKEG